The sequence TGTGATATCGATAGTCACTTATCATATTATTTCAGCTTGAAACAACTCGCTTTTGAAAAATAGTGCCTGCTAGGGTTTCTTTTTCAAACTTTTTTGTCAAAGAACAGTTTCATTTGGCACAGTCTGACAGCTTGTCCGTGCCACCCCGTTAGATTATGGTGAGTCTGTATCAAGTTTATAAATCACAAATTGCGAGCCTCTTGATATAGAAATATACAGACACAGATATGCTTGCCAGCTTGTAAGCCTGCAAGCTTGTCAGCTTGCATTAAAGGAAATGATAATTGAATAAGGAAGGCTTGTTTCATCAATCTATTTATCTTAGGTGTAAACATACATGCTATCCATAGGAATTAAGAAGGCAATATACACCTGCTGCCCGGATTTTTTGCATCCGGTTCTCAATCGTGTGAAGGCATCTGAGATTGGCTATCGTCTGGCAAAAGGCGTTTTCTGGTCAACTGCCGGAGCAGTGATTTCAAGGGGTCTGATGCTAGCCGCATCTATCCTCGTTGCCAGAATATTAGGGAAAACTGACTATGGTGAACTGGGAATAATCCAGTCAACGGTGGGCATGTTCGGTATCTTTGCCGGGTTTGGGATGGGATTAACCGCCACCAAACACGTAGCAGAGTTTCGTAAGAGCGATCCTGAAAAAGCCGGAAGGATTATTGGGCTTTCCGGATTGTTTACTCTGATTACTGGTGGGCTTATGGCTGCCGGGCTGGCTCTGTGCGCCCCCTGGCTTGCCGAGCATACCCTTAATGCCCCGCACCTTGCAGGCATGCTTCGTATTGGTGCTTTCATTCTTTTCATCAGTGCGCTGAATGGGGCGCAGACCGGGGCATTATCTGGTTTTGAGGCATTTCGTACCATCGCCTATGTCAACCTTGTTGTTGGTCTGATCTCGTTCCCTATCCTTGTAGGAGGAACGTATTATGCCGGCCTCACAGGCGCCGTTTGGGCCCTGGTTATCAATCTTGGTTTCAATTGGCTTTTAAACCATCTGGCGTTGCGAAAAGAAGCACGACGATATGGTGTTCCTTTCACCTTTAAGGAATGCAGACGTGAGTTGCCTGTTCTGTGGAGGTTCAGTCTTCCAGCAGTCCTCAGTGGTGCCATGGTTGGTCCTACAACTTGGGCTTGTAACGCACTGCTCGTTAACCAACCGGACGGATACAGTGAGATGGGGATATTTACTGCAACCCTCGTTTTCCAAAATCTGTTAGTATTTGTCAGCGGAATGTTGAACGCTCCCTTACTGTCAATGATTTCCAATGCCGGAGTAAATATATCCGAAAAACTGGGGACTGTGAATATTCTCTCTACGTGGATACTTGGGGTAATAGTTGCTATACCATTATTGTGTTTTCCCGAAATAATACAAACGTTATTCGGCGCTAATTTTGATACCCGTAGTTTCACGATAACTTTTTCCATTGTTGTTTTTTATACGTCTGTTATGCTTTATAAGGCTGGGCTTGCGAGAGTTCTGGTGTCCAAGAACCTCCTTTGGTGGGGTCTCTTCAGTAATATTATTTGGGCGACTATCCTTATTGTTTCTGCAGCATTCTTTATGCGTTGGGGAGCGGCTGGTTTATCAATGTCATTTGCCATTGCGTATGTGTTGAACACATTCATTCTTCTTCCACTGTACTACTCAAGAAATCTGGTACCAAAAGGAACGCTGTTTTCATTCGAATCGGTAATAATATGGAGCATTCTTGTTGTTTTAGTATACTTGAATATTGCCAATGTACCGTTGCGGTTTCGCGCTATGGCGTTTGCACCATGCCTTGTGATTTCGGGAGTTGTTTTTCGCAGACTCATAGGGATGGCTTTTGAAAGGAGGCTTAGATAATGAATTCTGAACTGTTAGAGATCCTTTGTTGCCCGCTTTGTTATGGTGATGTTGTAGAAAATAGCAGGAGCCTGCACTGTAAATTGTGCGCCCATGAGTATCCCTTACTGGATGGAATTCCTGATATGAGGGTATATGAATCAAAAAGTTACACAAACGAGTTCAATAAAGAACA comes from Candidatus Brocadia sp. and encodes:
- a CDS encoding polysaccharide biosynthesis protein codes for the protein MLSIGIKKAIYTCCPDFLHPVLNRVKASEIGYRLAKGVFWSTAGAVISRGLMLAASILVARILGKTDYGELGIIQSTVGMFGIFAGFGMGLTATKHVAEFRKSDPEKAGRIIGLSGLFTLITGGLMAAGLALCAPWLAEHTLNAPHLAGMLRIGAFILFISALNGAQTGALSGFEAFRTIAYVNLVVGLISFPILVGGTYYAGLTGAVWALVINLGFNWLLNHLALRKEARRYGVPFTFKECRRELPVLWRFSLPAVLSGAMVGPTTWACNALLVNQPDGYSEMGIFTATLVFQNLLVFVSGMLNAPLLSMISNAGVNISEKLGTVNILSTWILGVIVAIPLLCFPEIIQTLFGANFDTRSFTITFSIVVFYTSVMLYKAGLARVLVSKNLLWWGLFSNIIWATILIVSAAFFMRWGAAGLSMSFAIAYVLNTFILLPLYYSRNLVPKGTLFSFESVIIWSILVVLVYLNIANVPLRFRAMAFAPCLVISGVVFRRLIGMAFERRLR